The genomic window TTCCAAATTTTTTACCTCTCTATACTTATGTGCGCGAGTCTTATCACTAGTCTACCAGACAAAAAAAGTGTGACATATCGCACAATGTGTTGTTCTGATATCAACAAAATTCCAACAATTTTTTCTACAATTCAGTCAATCGAGTTGTGTGTGAGCTCTCTCTTGatcattttcaaattgactttgGCTTCAAAGTGTTTTGTAAGTAGGCCACTATGATTCTACAGGCGGCAGCTGCGATGCAATCGCAAAACACAAGGtacatttttataagttatcCAAACTTCATTTAACTACTGATTAACCTATTTGTAATGACAAGCacccaaaattaaataaaaaattgctcttcattcttaattataataagtaaaagtgattttttattttttttcctgtaaatttaactcaattggtagagatattgtatatatatgcaggagaccggagttcgaactccgatcatcCCACATACATACCTTAAGGATGTAATTTCTCACCGCTATGTTGATAATTTCACTATATATCAATCAATTCTCATCACATaactaaatataaaaacatatatttatttataatgtaaGAGAAAATATTTGAGTGGTTACAAAATTATGAACATACATAAAATgcataatatttaataatttttaaaaatacatgttatttaatttttatatctttttttatattatttttgtaagtaTTTCTTCATACTACAGTAATTTGGCGTTGGATGCCGTATTATTCTCTTCTAAATTGTACTGCTTAAAAATCATCCTCCGAATAAAACAATTGTATTGTAAGAAAAGTAcactaaaaaaatgttttattctTCTCGTTATCACACCCCAGACCAAAACAGAGACATAAGGTAAATTTGTTGACCACTGTTTGACTGTGTCATGATTAATTAACTACTACTATATAATCCCATCCTTCTCGATGTTTTTACAATTTTGCTAAATTAATCTTTGGCATACTAAAATTGCATTAAATTgaatctgtaaaaaaaaaaaaaaattatagaaacaaaaaaaaatctttttctaCTATATGCTACAGGGAGATCTCTACCCACATACTTTTTGTTCTCGTAATTATGTATTAAATGTTGTCCTTCTGTCTTAAAATGAATGTCTTCTACTAAGAAAGGTAACATGTGTGTCTCACCGTACTCTCTCCTTTCAAATACATTGATTATACAATAAACTTAAAAAGatcaattttgcttataaaatctTAAGGATGGAGCATTGCATTGAAAAGTGAGAACGAcgttcattttaaaaaaaaatgtatttctAAAGTAACACTTATTTTGAGATAGAATGAATATCTATATATAAGCATGACAATGGGATGGGAAACAGATTTTGTTCCTCCAAACTAAAATCTATAAAACTTTGGTATTTCTACGGGCGTCCTGATTCTAAACGAAgatgaaaagtaaaatttaattatcatcccctttctcatcttttaaAATCGAGGATAATTCAAACTTGAACTCAAACTTACCCAATTCAAATTTTTCCTATTTAAAATCAAGGAGAGTTCAGACGGATGCATGCGAGTACGAGTTCTGTCGTCGTGCCTATAATCTATAATTATGGagtaatatctttttttttttaaaagaagagGACATTGTATACGGCTTTTCTAAAGACTAAAATACATCATAATTGCTTCTATAGTACGTTGAGATGAAGTCACCAACTCTGACCCAACGTGCTTCCCCATTTGGTCTATATATATAGCCAAACACACCCTTTAGTTTCCATACCATGTTACAAAgtaagagaaaaaattaaagCATCTATATTCAATATTAATCAACCTCTCTGTTTTCCTCTGTCTCTCACATAACACAAtggaacaaaaaatgaaaaccacaACTTCTCCTCCTCAATTACCAATCCATATTCCCATTCACACCATGCTATCAAACTCAAcaccatcttcatcttcttcacctcCTTTACAATCTCCCACGCCTTTCCCTTCACCGCCTTCTCAATATTCTCCTCCTTCTGCCACTCTTCGACCACCATCTCCTCCTCCACCAATTGTGGTTAGCCCTTGCGCTGCGTGCAAGATCCTTCGTCGCAGGTGTGTTGAGAAGTGTGTGTTAGCTCCTTATTTTCCTCCGACCGATCCACTCAAGTTCACAATTGCTCATAGAGTTTTTGGAGCTAGCAACATCATTAAGTTTTTGCAGGTAACATACATTCATTATTcaccaataaaaaaatcatcGTCATCATTATTTTTGACTGATTCTAATTCAATCTTACAAAATCAGTTATAGTTATGACTGGTTCATTCCGACATTCATGGCATGACATTTtcttgaaaaacaaaaaaaaaaattagttgaatTGTCTCATAACATTTATAGGAAACAAAATCATTGATTTTGGTCAAAAAGTGGATGGAAAAGCTATCAAAAGGGGCATACCTAATTGATAGGCATGCATGATGTGTTGTTTTCTAACTTCCTAACTCATCAAAGCTATGCATAATTCTTTCTTCTTTACATTCTATAGTAACAACCAAccattacctttttttttaatctttttttcatgaaaaaagtaaaataaaaacaatggaCAAAGTCAAATACTAACAATTAATTTGCATATTACTTGTTTATCATCATTTCTTTCTCTTTAATCCCCATGGCCATAGTGTAACCACCACATcttatcacaagtcaaaattaATTAGGTGCCCACATTTTGGAATCTTTCCATTTTGTCTAATAATTATGGTCAATGAGGCATGAAGTATCatttttccaaaatataatACTTGTGAGAATTTCTTTATATGTTTTTCAActttaaatacattttttttatggttataaGAATATTATGAATTTGAGAAAATTGTGGTTAGttacaaaaaatttaagttaagAGCAGCACAAAGAGTAGCTAAGCAAATGCACATAAATTTGCAGctgaactctgaattatcaaGCCCTATTTCTCTGagaaccaaaaaactaatactaaaaaaaaatgcacataAATTTTGTCGCTTTCCAAATCATCATTCCAATTATGATTAAGAGTTTCAGTTTGTAATTAACAACATAAAATTGGACTAATTTTTCAGGAACTACCTGAACCTCAAAGAGCAGATGCTGTTAGCAGCATGGTTTATGAAGCAAATGCTAGGATAAGGGACCCAGTTTATGGTTGTGCAGGTGCAATATGTCAACTTCAAAAACAAGTTAGTGAACTACAAACACAGCTAGCAAAAGCACAAGCTGAGATAGTGAACATGCATTGCCAACAAGCAAATTTAGTGGCATTAATTTGCATGGAAATGAGTAATCAATCATCACCACAAGACCATAACATGATAATTAATCAGCCACAACCTCATGTTgatatgagttgtttcttagAAGACAACAATTTTGGGTCTGCTTGGGAGCCTCTATGGacatgaaattaattaatatgaattattaatttattatcatgTGTTTTAGTTATATGACTTAATTAAATCTCTTAATTAATTAGAGTATTAGTCTTTCCATTGTAATTGTAAAACTTAATTTCCAAACTCCAAAGTGGGGAAGACTAGAGCTAATGAAAATCTTACTGAGGGAATATTTCAATAAAAGTCATATTAATTAGTTATATGGTAGATATGGGTCATGGTGTATTTGATTCTTCATTAGTCATTTCATGAGCCAAACCTTTTTGAcaatagaaaaaattaaaaaggaaaaaacaagaaaaaacacaattgaATGATGGTGATATTCACTGaatttatatttgatattaTGGTGAGTATGCAAAAATTAAGATATATAATTTACCGTAATTTTGTCAAAGCTACATAGTATATCTTTTGAAAAGGTTATACTATAAAGTTTATGCAAAATTACGGTGAATCATCATAATTTTGACATACTCGCTGTAataccaaatatatattaaactaATGATTATTATATAGAGAAAttatatagaagaaaaaaattagtacTAATAGCTATTTTAGTTTGAGTTAGTTATAGTCTTGACTCTTGAAACAGGTCTTTTACTGTTTGGGACCACATAAAccaatttttctcttttcttttaaatttttttgagaaaaacaaagTTTTTAAGCCTTTCTTGTCAAACCGTGGACAATGTGAAAGTTGCTttaatttttgacaaaataaaaatctttcATTATCATGTAATAACATCACAAAACTACAAATTTAGCTTTTGCCTGCAATAACATAGCATTACTAATTAATCTCCTTTGcctcttttttctttaataaatgAAAAGTCTACGTGGGTTTGAGGTACATACCAAGGACAAATAACATAGCATTACTCATATATTATGTTTTTCATAAAGCTTtaaaaactataattttttcataaagCTTTAACTCATGTTTTAAAATTTGAGTAAAATTTTTCTCTTAAACCTACCAAATATCAaaagaatgaaataaaattcttcaaaaaactattgagaaaatattatttaaaaagattagacaaataagaaaaggaaatCTACCCAAATTGTATCATATCATTGTGTTTTAATTCCATTAAGACAGGTTTCCCTTTGTGGAAAGACCCCTTTGACTATTGTGCCATTCCTTCAATCTAGTATCTTATCCATGTTCTTCTTCCTATTAATAAAAGAACCAAAAGTTGTCTTTTTACCTCGTTATTGGAGTTTATTTTGTCCTCTACAAAGGGAAGGCTATGGAGATAAGATAACCTCCTTTCCCTTTTGTACATTAGTTATCCATCAATTCtatctaaaaatatttatttgaacTTGCTTAACATTAATTAAGAGGTTGAATGGTTGATACATATTTTACTTGACCCTAACAAGTCCTTGGATTTTGCCCGGGCCAATTTGTAGGCCTAATCAGTTCTAAACTAAGTTGAACAAACACGATGCTAACTAGTCAAATAGAAATAAGACAAGACTGACTTATTGGGTTGAGTTATGCTCACCTTGTTATTTTTCAGTTTAACATCTAGtgcatgataaaaaaaaattgatatctcATATGTTTCCATTAAAGATGATATAATGCCAGATAATTTACTAAAAGGGGAAGGTCCATAGGATCGTTTTTGACAGTGCCATAAAGTTATATAGtgtccatttttttatttttatataagagGTATTTTCATGGGTTTGTCTTGATATCGCGTTCATAACGTTGTATTAAATGATCCCAGACGTTTACTTTATGTCCCCGGCCAGAACCACAGGTGCAAGTTTCCCTACATGTGGCTCATCCGCGCTATCCTGGGCTCTGCTCTAACCGAGGCTATTGCCTTGTTCGCATTAATGATCGAGATTAGCTACCAAGCGGGGGAGGTTCAGGAGACCGATGGATGATAGGGAGGTGGGTGGGAAATCAAGAGAAGTGACAAATGATACTCTTAATGGATTTGTCCATTTTCATCCTTTTGAATGGGGCAAGAGCCAGCCCATTCTTATAGCATCCGAGGTAAATAAATGCTGACATAACGACGTACCACATGAGTGGATATATAATATAGGAATCTATATCTGTCAAATCACTCATGTTTATCGGGAAAGTTGAGAACTCAGAGTTCGAATATCGGCCTTtccaaaaacttatttttgtgaacaattttcattttagaaaTCGGTTTTGTATGAATGGATTTGAGTTAgattaattcaaatttttaagATGATATTAGAGTCAATTCAAGATCCATTTGAGACACGTGCTATCAGATTTTCACTATTGAGTCATCCATTATTTATATTCATGTACCAAACATAGTAGTGTTGGGTATGAGATGATGTGTTAAAAGCCCTACATTGGTTGAGAGACggtttgaaaatatatttataagtagGGTAAACCTCAACTTACAAATCACTTTGTATAGATAAGTTAGGTCCAACCCAAATTTCTAAGAAGTAAAAActctttataaactcatttAACTCTTGGGTctgtttgatctgcaaaatataagtaCTGGACATAACAGTATaggacagtacaagacagaacaacacatgACAAACGTTTAAAGTatgtattgaacaaactttgtgtagTACGATATATGGtgacaaaaggttattttggtatattttagacaatttgttCGACAAAAAGGTGTTCTGTGGTTCTGTGAggacaaaaatttcagtttttgttctGCCTCTTGGCCCCCAATTTATCCGGTACTagaaacagttttaaaatcaaacaccgTCCAATATAAATTGTCATATCCAGTCCGCTAACCATTGAACATATGTAACATAACATAGCACATGTTGATTATATTCTGAGCATAGAAGGGATTCTGTTATTTATTGAGTTGGTTGTGTCAAGCTAGTATAATTTTACTTCATGATCTGACTCAATATATGAGTGAGAACAGTTCTTTAGATTCGGAAGACTTAAACAAATGATTAGGTAGATGGAACACTTCCATCATTTGGTTAAGTAGTAATTAAAACGCGCTTTGTTTTAATCTTACAACTTTAACCTTTTGTTATTCTTCTCGTTGCCCAAAAAAACGCGTTACAAACTCTTTGCTACGTTTGTGGTTTTAATCACCTTATGTCATCTCACGTGCAAGCTGCAATCCTCATTCATTTGTGCATGCCACTAAGGGTGAAATAAAAAGCTATGAAAACAAGCACAAACACAAACTAAAACTAGATAGCTTTTAATGCTTTATCTCATTGTTTACAACTTACGCTAAAAAGgaatatattgttttgacaaCCATGTGCTCTGTTTGAGTACTCCTCCCATGTCTCATCATATACAATTCACCAAACAATTGTGACATAGAAATTTAAAGCCCATATATATGGTCAAATTTCTAGACTTTTGTAGCTTCCGTAAAATTACATCGGTTGAATCATAATACAAAACatgtaaattttgttttgacGGTCATGTGTTATGTTGAGGTACTCCCAtgtgacatcatataacattgTTATTGACAATGATAAAGAGCTAAATTTAAGAAGTCTTGTGACCTTTTGGGAGTATC from Trifolium pratense cultivar HEN17-A07 linkage group LG1, ARS_RC_1.1, whole genome shotgun sequence includes these protein-coding regions:
- the LOC123918976 gene encoding LOB domain-containing protein 1-like, whose amino-acid sequence is MEQKMKTTTSPPQLPIHIPIHTMLSNSTPSSSSSPPLQSPTPFPSPPSQYSPPSATLRPPSPPPPIVVSPCAACKILRRRCVEKCVLAPYFPPTDPLKFTIAHRVFGASNIIKFLQELPEPQRADAVSSMVYEANARIRDPVYGCAGAICQLQKQVSELQTQLAKAQAEIVNMHCQQANLVALICMEMSNQSSPQDHNMIINQPQPHVDMSCFLEDNNFGSAWEPLWT